The following proteins come from a genomic window of Corynebacterium hansenii:
- a CDS encoding dihydroxyacetone kinase subunit DhaK, with protein sequence MGAFFDDATTPYRLGLAGMVAGRSDIAWRDRGFLELTDRKKGVALVSGGGSGHEPLHAGFLGEGMLGAVCPGHIFTSPNARQVLEATRAVDDGSGVVHVVKNYTGDVMNFGVAAALAAEEGIRVETVLVGDDVATDLGDGNGDGGGNGDGDGVAGGSGGPGRRGTGATILVEKACGAAAARGAELGVVADVGRNVARRARSIAMSLGGARTPGSAESFSLADDEAEFGVGIHGERGVDRRKRMSVEDAVAEMIDEVHGAAGSPDRVLVLANGLGGIAGLELEAILALACGELESRGARIERTMCGNYITAWDMAGFSLTVLGVDDDLLDLLDAPTSAPAWDAPAPYSGVPEISDGALDDLPAADSGPAQPELSAWVERVLAASDELTELDRKAGDGDFGVNMREALAPFDLPLRGTVGAVLHALGESYLVRAGGTSGAVFGLFFATMGATAGDAESLSDVDLAAVARAGLDAVVELGGAQVGDGTVVDAIEPAVLALEDGGTLADAAHHAATGAEATADRVAGKGRASYVGDAAKGVADPGALVMARFFEALAG encoded by the coding sequence ATGGGCGCATTCTTCGACGACGCGACGACTCCGTACCGATTGGGCCTGGCCGGCATGGTGGCCGGGCGCTCCGACATCGCCTGGCGCGACCGGGGCTTCCTCGAGCTGACCGACCGGAAGAAGGGCGTGGCCCTGGTTTCCGGCGGCGGCTCGGGGCACGAACCGCTGCACGCCGGCTTTCTCGGCGAGGGCATGCTCGGGGCGGTGTGCCCCGGGCACATCTTCACGTCGCCGAACGCGCGCCAGGTGCTGGAGGCCACCCGCGCCGTCGACGACGGCTCCGGCGTGGTGCACGTGGTGAAGAACTACACGGGTGACGTCATGAACTTCGGCGTCGCCGCCGCTCTCGCGGCCGAGGAGGGCATCCGCGTGGAGACGGTGCTGGTCGGCGACGACGTCGCCACCGACTTGGGGGACGGGAACGGCGACGGAGGCGGGAACGGTGACGGCGACGGGGTGGCCGGCGGATCCGGCGGCCCCGGGCGCCGCGGCACGGGTGCGACGATCCTGGTGGAGAAGGCCTGCGGCGCGGCGGCCGCCCGGGGCGCGGAGCTCGGGGTGGTCGCGGACGTGGGGCGCAACGTCGCGCGCCGCGCGCGGTCGATCGCGATGTCGCTCGGCGGTGCCCGCACCCCGGGTTCGGCGGAGTCCTTCTCCCTCGCCGACGACGAAGCCGAGTTCGGCGTGGGCATCCACGGCGAGCGCGGCGTCGACCGCCGCAAGCGCATGTCGGTCGAGGACGCCGTCGCCGAGATGATCGACGAGGTCCACGGCGCCGCGGGCTCCCCCGACCGCGTACTTGTCCTGGCCAATGGCCTCGGCGGCATCGCGGGCCTGGAGCTCGAGGCGATTCTGGCGCTGGCCTGCGGCGAACTGGAATCCCGGGGCGCGCGCATCGAACGGACGATGTGCGGGAACTACATCACCGCGTGGGACATGGCCGGGTTTTCGCTGACGGTGCTCGGCGTCGACGACGATCTGCTCGACTTGCTCGACGCCCCCACCTCCGCGCCGGCCTGGGACGCCCCGGCCCCCTACTCCGGCGTTCCCGAGATTTCGGATGGCGCGCTCGACGACCTGCCCGCGGCCGACTCCGGCCCGGCACAGCCGGAGCTGTCCGCATGGGTCGAGCGGGTCCTCGCCGCTTCCGACGAGTTGACGGAGCTGGACCGAAAGGCCGGCGACGGGGATTTCGGAGTGAACATGCGCGAGGCGCTCGCCCCCTTCGACCTGCCGTTGCGCGGCACGGTCGGCGCAGTGCTCCACGCGCTGGGCGAGTCGTATCTGGTTCGGGCGGGAGGCACATCGGGGGCGGTCTTCGGCCTGTTTTTCGCCACGATGGGCGCCACCGCGGGGGACGCGGAATCCCTGTCCGACGTGGATCTCGCCGCCGTGGCCCGCGCTGGCCTCGACGCGGTGGTGGAGCTGGGTGGGGCGCAGGTCGGCGACGGCACGGTCGTCGACGCGATCGAACCGGCGGTGCTGGCGCTGGAGGACGGCGGCACGCTCGCCGACGCCGCGCACCATGCGGCCACCGGCGCGGAGGCGACCGCTGATCGGGTCGCGGGCAAGGGGCGGGCGAGCTACGTCGGCGACGCCGCGAAGGGCGTCGCCGACCCGGGTGCGCTGGTCATGGCCCGGTTCTTCGAGGCGCTTGCCGGCTGA
- a CDS encoding helix-turn-helix domain-containing protein yields the protein MVPPPAAEADGHRVRCHLDRLLEERGLTLRALSEMVGISTVNLSVMKNDRAKAVRFSTLTALCDALACTPGDLFSVEPS from the coding sequence ATGGTTCCCCCTCCCGCCGCCGAGGCCGACGGCCACCGGGTCCGCTGCCACCTCGACCGGCTGCTCGAGGAGCGGGGCCTGACGCTCCGGGCTCTGTCCGAGATGGTCGGCATCAGCACGGTGAACCTGTCGGTGATGAAGAACGACCGTGCCAAGGCAGTTCGCTTTTCGACGCTGACGGCGTTGTGCGACGCGCTGGCGTGCACCCCGGGAGACTTGTTCTCCGTCGAGCCGTCGTAA
- a CDS encoding RNA polymerase sigma factor, whose protein sequence is MPREELEIVREALGGDQRAFAELVTRHRLKAWNVCLRICSDQHDAEDAFQSAIALAWRNLGKFRGNSGFGTWFYRIASNASLELVRSRRDVVSLDGELGDGKEVHLVGHSPSFENSVVDSQELRAALEGLTPEAREAIVLFEIAGLKVAEIADHQQSTLSATKVRLHRARKQLASALVHDG, encoded by the coding sequence ATGCCCCGTGAGGAGCTGGAGATCGTCCGCGAAGCCCTCGGCGGCGATCAGCGTGCCTTCGCCGAGCTCGTGACGCGGCATCGGTTGAAGGCGTGGAACGTGTGCCTCCGGATCTGCTCTGACCAGCATGATGCCGAGGATGCGTTCCAGTCCGCGATTGCGCTGGCTTGGCGCAATCTGGGGAAGTTCCGGGGAAACTCGGGTTTCGGCACCTGGTTCTACCGCATCGCCTCGAATGCGTCGCTCGAGCTGGTTCGTTCCCGGCGGGACGTGGTGTCGCTGGACGGGGAACTGGGGGATGGGAAAGAGGTCCATTTGGTCGGGCACTCGCCGAGTTTCGAAAACTCGGTGGTCGACTCCCAGGAACTGAGGGCGGCGCTGGAGGGGTTGACCCCGGAGGCCCGTGAGGCGATCGTCCTTTTCGAGATCGCGGGGCTGAAGGTCGCCGAAATCGCCGATCACCAGCAGTCGACGCTCTCGGCGACGAAGGTTCGGCTCCATCGGGCCAGGAAACAGCTCGCGTCCGCGCTGGTGCATGACGGGTAG
- a CDS encoding Hsp70 family protein yields the protein MSGNEWILGIDFGTSNTAAAHTNPIKGVIEAVNLGHGNATMPSSVYYGSEADVEVGNVAIDRGEANPAGFIPAPKRLVPQQTFQLNGYDIDSSAPIAAVLASVVERATKEHGGVRPCEIVLTHPESWSDLEIEVLRTAARNLGVPPENIRMVSEPKAAAHYYSRAKRLEPGQRIAVFDFGGGTLDVAVLEAQDDGSFSVIAARGDQALGGKSFDAVLRGWIDEQIESSDPELLEYVRTRSPLVERHATEDSLRRAKELLSESSVASVSVIAAGEIHQFQIARSEFEELARPLIDRAVDLTRKTLADAGIVGANEIEALYLTGGSSRIPAVQEALKSLGPLATLDDPKTVVAQGALSAVGPVLTHLRAGPPPSGPVGAEEESARASLPETMRESVIGDSPAPTKPLARAGSRSRWPLFAVVGALVAVALIGGGAWAVKSASGDSDEAVAKPTSGAATPSGENTGSSEQSPTADAGRATASPVDNALAAIPAGMEPEIGRCVESSHYRAGNPAGINCDVVNSDRMAEFFNFSREFDKPQLSFYVSEVGAKGERTSARDGNGYGDVVLRDFDRDRSTSVYVSKETYSETNVRAIYVDVEKNLIIEARHLKGPDEAIAMLRAFDLLPADSQPIPEGE from the coding sequence ATGTCCGGCAACGAGTGGATTTTGGGCATTGACTTCGGAACGTCAAACACGGCCGCGGCCCATACGAATCCGATCAAGGGCGTTATCGAAGCGGTGAATCTCGGCCATGGCAACGCGACGATGCCGTCCTCGGTCTACTACGGCTCCGAAGCCGATGTAGAGGTCGGTAACGTGGCGATCGATCGGGGCGAGGCGAATCCCGCAGGGTTCATTCCGGCGCCGAAGCGTTTGGTTCCGCAGCAGACGTTCCAGTTGAACGGCTACGACATCGACAGTTCCGCGCCGATTGCCGCCGTGTTGGCGTCGGTCGTGGAAAGGGCGACGAAGGAGCACGGCGGTGTCCGGCCCTGCGAGATCGTCTTGACTCACCCGGAATCATGGTCGGATCTGGAAATCGAGGTGCTTCGGACCGCGGCGCGCAATCTCGGGGTGCCGCCCGAGAACATCCGGATGGTGTCCGAACCGAAGGCGGCCGCCCATTACTATTCCCGGGCCAAGCGGCTGGAACCGGGCCAGCGGATCGCCGTGTTCGATTTCGGCGGTGGCACGCTGGACGTTGCGGTGCTCGAGGCTCAGGACGACGGCTCCTTTTCGGTCATCGCGGCGCGCGGGGATCAGGCACTCGGCGGAAAGAGCTTCGATGCGGTGCTCAGGGGTTGGATCGACGAGCAAATCGAGTCGTCGGATCCGGAGCTGCTGGAGTACGTGCGCACGCGATCGCCGCTCGTGGAACGGCACGCGACCGAGGACTCCCTGCGTCGCGCGAAGGAGTTGCTTTCGGAGTCGTCGGTCGCTTCGGTGAGCGTCATCGCGGCGGGCGAAATCCACCAGTTCCAGATAGCGCGGAGCGAGTTCGAGGAACTCGCCCGCCCGCTGATCGATCGCGCCGTCGATTTGACCAGGAAGACGCTGGCGGACGCCGGCATCGTCGGAGCGAACGAGATCGAAGCGCTCTATTTGACGGGTGGGTCGTCCCGTATTCCGGCGGTGCAGGAGGCACTGAAATCACTGGGCCCGCTGGCGACGCTCGACGACCCGAAAACCGTCGTCGCGCAGGGCGCGCTGAGCGCGGTCGGTCCCGTGCTGACTCACTTGCGGGCGGGGCCGCCCCCCTCGGGGCCGGTGGGCGCGGAGGAAGAATCCGCGCGGGCGAGCCTTCCGGAAACGATGAGGGAAAGTGTGATCGGGGATTCGCCGGCCCCGACGAAGCCCTTGGCGCGGGCGGGTTCCCGGAGCAGATGGCCCCTCTTCGCGGTCGTCGGCGCCCTGGTGGCGGTGGCGTTGATCGGGGGTGGCGCTTGGGCGGTCAAATCAGCGTCCGGGGATTCCGACGAAGCCGTGGCAAAGCCAACGTCCGGCGCGGCGACTCCGTCAGGCGAAAACACGGGTTCGTCGGAGCAGTCGCCCACGGCCGATGCGGGGCGGGCGACGGCGTCGCCGGTCGACAACGCGCTGGCGGCGATCCCCGCGGGCATGGAACCGGAGATCGGCCGGTGCGTCGAGTCAAGTCACTATCGCGCGGGAAACCCTGCCGGGATCAATTGCGACGTCGTCAATTCGGATCGGATGGCCGAGTTTTTCAACTTCAGTCGGGAATTCGACAAACCCCAACTCTCTTTTTACGTGAGCGAAGTCGGCGCGAAGGGTGAACGCACCAGCGCGCGGGATGGGAACGGTTACGGGGACGTCGTCCTGCGCGATTTCGACCGTGACCGCAGCACGTCGGTCTACGTGTCAAAGGAAACGTATTCGGAGACGAATGTTCGGGCGATCTACGTCGACGTTGAAAAGAACCTCATCATCGAGGCGAGGCATCTGAAGGGTCCGGACGAGGCGATTGCCATGTTGCGTGCATTTGATTTGTTGCCCGCCGATTCTCAGCCGATCCCCGAGGGCGAGTGA
- a CDS encoding DUF7373 family lipoprotein, with amino-acid sequence MKKKKMATMFAAIASCIVLVGCGGDVAPDAAGAESSADQASPPSAASGVDPGSFDSGPFFDKYRIPLKKIDNAEVGRVVESTAIGNSMPLASEIDPDFTVGRGGREVIGSASTSFFFGKENIESLKPFDPSYRGGYFRLANDVGRNKTVTVAALRYETPEIAARASAALYESYTNSAPTESESMKGEGWVNGLPTTRAIVWATEHKDDKNEAMFTFSTEGEFIFYIYYEGGEGSIKDIREFHSEYLSRVPDMVAELADIAKTDESGKVVEWPEVDPDGLLRYAVSPLGDEKPALFPATNNPRGYAGTQSFVTETKQAVELSGIESLGVYNTAVARARSNTGAQAMQSAVITVYESKDYEIYEDPQGLPDVTCAEGAPTPGGMHLTCVMVYGDKVAIGEEVYFERSSGKSRDVRESESEKNKPKTLEEARKRLSQKMAAQYKIFRDAEVNPEGSKLPGAEVRDEPSSEAPTVSGTMSTEKPAGSAEPTPEK; translated from the coding sequence ATGAAGAAGAAAAAGATGGCGACGATGTTCGCGGCAATTGCCTCGTGCATTGTCTTGGTCGGCTGCGGGGGAGATGTCGCCCCCGATGCGGCGGGAGCGGAGTCCTCGGCGGATCAGGCGTCGCCCCCGTCCGCGGCTTCGGGGGTCGATCCCGGCTCGTTCGATTCGGGCCCGTTCTTCGACAAGTACCGGATTCCGCTCAAGAAGATCGATAACGCGGAAGTCGGACGCGTCGTCGAAAGCACCGCCATCGGCAACAGCATGCCCTTGGCCTCCGAAATCGATCCCGATTTCACCGTCGGAAGGGGCGGCCGCGAGGTGATCGGCAGTGCGTCGACTTCCTTCTTCTTCGGCAAGGAGAACATTGAGTCGCTGAAGCCGTTCGATCCTTCGTATCGCGGCGGCTATTTCCGCCTTGCCAACGATGTGGGGCGGAACAAAACCGTCACGGTCGCGGCGTTGCGCTACGAAACCCCGGAAATAGCGGCACGGGCAAGTGCCGCACTGTACGAGTCCTACACCAACTCCGCTCCGACTGAAAGTGAATCCATGAAGGGAGAGGGGTGGGTCAATGGTTTGCCCACGACGCGGGCGATTGTTTGGGCCACCGAGCACAAGGACGATAAGAATGAAGCGATGTTCACTTTCTCGACGGAGGGGGAGTTCATCTTCTACATTTACTACGAAGGGGGAGAAGGGTCCATCAAGGACATCCGCGAATTCCACTCGGAATATCTTTCCCGTGTTCCGGACATGGTGGCGGAACTGGCCGACATTGCGAAGACGGATGAGTCCGGCAAGGTAGTGGAGTGGCCGGAGGTGGATCCCGATGGATTGCTGAGGTACGCGGTTTCTCCGCTCGGCGACGAAAAACCTGCACTCTTCCCCGCGACCAACAACCCTCGCGGATATGCTGGCACTCAGAGTTTCGTGACGGAAACGAAGCAGGCCGTTGAGCTGTCGGGAATCGAGTCCTTGGGCGTCTACAACACGGCCGTGGCTAGGGCTCGCAGCAACACGGGGGCGCAGGCGATGCAGAGCGCGGTGATCACCGTCTACGAGTCGAAGGATTACGAGATCTACGAGGATCCCCAGGGGCTCCCCGATGTCACGTGCGCCGAAGGGGCCCCTACGCCGGGCGGCATGCACTTGACCTGCGTGATGGTGTACGGCGACAAGGTCGCAATTGGCGAAGAAGTCTATTTCGAGCGTTCAAGCGGGAAGTCCCGGGACGTTCGGGAATCCGAGTCCGAAAAGAACAAGCCGAAAACCCTGGAAGAGGCCCGAAAGCGCCTTTCGCAGAAGATGGCGGCGCAGTACAAAATCTTCCGTGACGCGGAAGTCAATCCGGAAGGGTCGAAGCTTCCCGGCGCTGAAGTGCGGGATGAGCCTTCCAGTGAGGCGCCGACCGTTTCCGGAACCATGTCCACGGAAAAGCCGGCCGGGTCCGCCGAGCCGACCCCGGAGAAGTGA
- a CDS encoding dynamin family protein, protein MTKAMPSTPLEKASALLDHVIDQVLLPYGYASECDVARERFSAASQQKTVVVVGEVSRGKSALASALVGMPGASPQGVGLTTSTAIALGPESEALQSGMAELFYPDRAVAIPHGELAAHVTSPTASVPGDPAEDRPTRAFVAVSDSAMGDAIVIDTPGVGGINSDHAGLAVTNARQATILVVTVDASTPITKPEMDFIRTTGSEIGSVIVAVTKTDKHATGFRSIAEQNRELLLAHVGRELPVIPVSSVMATYESPDPGDMELMRSFSGIGDLREAIFRRLANAENLPAINGLRVAAATLQKLKAKLEEELAVVEQGAGVVPKLAQDLDELKALKREMEQWEHYLGRDLTLLRQKVALQLDSELDRIRQSWSERISKSGMKVLRKNPQYFTSLMEAEFNGAVVSALTAYTDELRTEIVEPRFKSELVWRDIEEDIKGALLDRELRTSSVKSKREGIVDPMMLMMGVSGGTMIGTALATVVSFAGLGLIAGVGWVAFNVGFKAMRTGKNNLVTWIRETTVTTKQFTSRLIDSVAASARPAIVLRYRAQLREATEDLQRQIRVAEAQAERDGASRKRSLERLKKNHAVVVKSILRVERMIEVLEQDAVPESPGADDRGGAR, encoded by the coding sequence ATGACCAAGGCAATGCCGTCCACGCCGCTGGAGAAAGCTTCGGCGCTGCTCGATCACGTCATCGACCAGGTGCTGCTCCCCTACGGATACGCGTCGGAATGCGACGTGGCCCGCGAGCGCTTTTCCGCGGCATCCCAGCAGAAGACGGTCGTCGTGGTCGGCGAAGTATCCCGCGGCAAGTCGGCGTTGGCCAGTGCCCTGGTCGGTATGCCGGGGGCCTCGCCCCAAGGCGTCGGATTGACGACTTCGACGGCGATCGCGCTCGGCCCCGAATCGGAGGCGTTGCAAAGCGGAATGGCGGAGCTCTTCTACCCCGACCGCGCGGTCGCGATCCCACACGGGGAATTGGCCGCGCACGTCACCTCGCCCACGGCCAGCGTTCCCGGCGATCCCGCGGAAGATCGGCCCACCAGGGCATTCGTCGCGGTCTCCGACTCCGCCATGGGAGACGCAATCGTGATCGACACCCCCGGCGTCGGCGGCATCAATTCCGACCATGCCGGTTTGGCCGTCACCAACGCACGGCAGGCGACGATCCTCGTCGTGACGGTCGATGCCTCGACCCCGATCACGAAACCCGAAATGGACTTCATCCGCACCACGGGCTCGGAAATCGGCTCCGTGATCGTGGCGGTGACCAAGACCGACAAGCACGCCACCGGATTCAGGTCCATCGCCGAACAGAACCGGGAACTCCTGCTCGCGCATGTCGGCCGGGAACTCCCGGTGATTCCGGTGTCCAGCGTGATGGCCACGTACGAATCCCCCGATCCAGGGGACATGGAGTTGATGCGTTCATTCTCGGGCATCGGGGATCTCCGGGAGGCCATCTTCCGGCGCCTGGCCAACGCGGAGAACCTTCCGGCCATCAACGGGCTGCGCGTGGCCGCGGCGACGCTGCAGAAATTGAAGGCGAAGCTCGAGGAAGAACTGGCCGTCGTCGAGCAGGGTGCCGGGGTCGTGCCCAAGCTCGCGCAGGACTTGGACGAACTCAAGGCGCTGAAGCGCGAGATGGAACAGTGGGAGCACTACCTCGGCCGCGACCTGACGTTGCTGCGTCAAAAGGTGGCGTTGCAGCTCGATTCGGAACTGGACCGCATCCGCCAGTCCTGGTCGGAGCGGATCTCGAAGTCCGGGATGAAGGTCCTCCGGAAGAACCCCCAGTACTTCACGTCTCTCATGGAGGCGGAATTCAATGGTGCAGTCGTCTCGGCGCTCACCGCCTACACCGATGAGCTCCGGACGGAGATCGTCGAGCCGCGCTTCAAATCGGAACTGGTGTGGCGCGACATCGAGGAGGACATCAAGGGCGCGCTCCTCGATCGCGAGCTCCGCACTTCCTCCGTAAAGAGCAAAAGGGAGGGCATCGTCGACCCCATGATGCTCATGATGGGCGTCTCCGGCGGCACGATGATCGGCACGGCCCTGGCCACGGTGGTTTCCTTCGCGGGTCTCGGCTTGATCGCGGGCGTCGGTTGGGTGGCCTTCAACGTCGGTTTCAAGGCGATGCGCACCGGCAAGAACAATCTCGTGACCTGGATCCGGGAAACCACCGTGACCACCAAGCAATTCACCTCGCGCCTGATCGACTCGGTCGCCGCGAGCGCCAGGCCCGCGATCGTGCTGAGGTACCGAGCTCAACTCCGCGAGGCCACCGAAGACTTGCAGCGCCAAATCAGGGTCGCCGAAGCCCAGGCGGAACGGGACGGTGCCTCGCGGAAGCGCTCGCTGGAACGGCTGAAGAAGAACCACGCGGTGGTGGTGAAGAGCATCCTGCGCGTCGAGCGGATGATCGAAGTACTCGAACAAGATGCGGTGCCGGAGTCCCCCGGCGCCGATGACCGCGGAGGAGCACGGTAG
- a CDS encoding dynamin family protein, which produces MDPIQSALDSALSALARLSPELRAESDAISDELSKPPRIVITGRLKAGKSTLVNALIGAPVAETATLEATNAVTAYQYGAPDRAEVVLKTGDRIPVATRRGEVASLSVPADEVDFVERWMPAGALRNYTLIDTPGLATLTEANERTTRRALGIDGFEQTREASASADAAVFLFDAVPRADEIEFVQQLGFTPLNLLGVLSRADSFGPGALGAEDPIDAALAHSSVLLDQLRQFVFRVIPVAGLMAQSAIGGAVTESFARRVAANREKSPAEIMALVHGPRTPDRDEILELIEVIGEYGLIEGRRRVDGGATELTHWLKERSGVPALEESLHEALGPYARLHRAWRCVERFERLVYEHREHGPEIRRLASALRFDPRMYPVLLLGDLKALLMNGADPEITAAVFEVCQGTSNGQRLGLSRFASGFEIIEAVRQKRAKLDGLALRMLNPAEEVAVVNLRRAYAELDKAGQLLT; this is translated from the coding sequence GTGGACCCCATCCAATCCGCCCTGGACTCGGCCCTGTCGGCCCTGGCACGCCTGTCACCCGAACTGCGGGCGGAATCCGACGCCATCTCCGACGAGCTGTCGAAGCCGCCCCGCATCGTGATCACGGGCCGCCTCAAGGCGGGCAAATCCACCCTGGTCAACGCGTTGATCGGTGCCCCCGTGGCCGAGACGGCGACCCTCGAGGCCACGAACGCCGTCACTGCGTACCAGTACGGGGCCCCGGATCGCGCGGAAGTGGTGCTGAAGACGGGCGATCGCATTCCCGTCGCCACCCGGAGGGGAGAGGTCGCGTCTCTGTCCGTCCCCGCGGACGAGGTCGACTTCGTGGAGCGGTGGATGCCGGCCGGTGCCCTGCGGAACTACACGCTCATCGACACCCCGGGGCTGGCCACGTTGACCGAAGCCAATGAGCGGACGACCAGGCGGGCCCTGGGCATCGACGGTTTCGAGCAGACCAGGGAGGCGTCCGCGTCCGCCGATGCCGCCGTGTTCCTGTTCGATGCGGTGCCGCGCGCCGACGAAATCGAGTTCGTCCAGCAGTTGGGCTTCACTCCCCTGAACCTGCTGGGAGTTTTGTCGCGCGCGGATTCCTTCGGGCCGGGGGCGCTGGGCGCGGAAGATCCGATCGACGCGGCGCTCGCGCATTCGTCGGTGCTTCTCGATCAGCTCCGGCAGTTCGTCTTCCGCGTGATTCCCGTCGCGGGGCTGATGGCGCAGTCGGCCATCGGGGGCGCGGTCACGGAATCATTCGCCCGCCGCGTCGCAGCGAACCGGGAAAAGTCCCCCGCGGAAATCATGGCCCTGGTTCACGGCCCGCGCACGCCGGATCGCGACGAGATTCTCGAGCTGATCGAAGTGATCGGCGAGTACGGGCTCATCGAAGGACGCCGGCGCGTGGACGGGGGCGCGACGGAGCTGACCCATTGGCTCAAGGAGCGCTCGGGGGTGCCCGCGCTCGAGGAATCCCTCCACGAAGCCCTCGGCCCGTACGCGCGGCTCCACAGGGCCTGGCGTTGCGTCGAGCGTTTCGAGCGGCTCGTCTACGAGCACAGGGAGCATGGACCGGAGATCCGGCGCCTCGCCTCCGCCCTCCGATTCGACCCGCGGATGTACCCGGTGCTGTTGCTGGGCGATCTCAAGGCTCTGCTCATGAACGGAGCGGACCCCGAGATCACCGCCGCGGTATTCGAAGTGTGCCAGGGCACCTCGAACGGGCAGAGGCTCGGCCTTTCCCGTTTCGCCTCGGGCTTCGAGATCATCGAAGCCGTCCGGCAGAAGCGGGCGAAGCTGGACGGACTCGCATTGCGGATGCTCAATCCGGCCGAGGAGGTCGCGGTGGTGAATCTTCGCCGCGCGTATGCCGAACTGGACAAGGCCGGCCAGCTGCTGACCTAG
- the panD gene encoding aspartate 1-decarboxylase, with protein MFRTMLKSKIHRATVTQADLHYVGSCTIDADLLEAADLLEGEQVDIVDIDNGNRLTTYCITGERGSGIISINGAAARLISPGDLVIIIGYGTMTDEEARTRKPNVVFVDENNRIVTEGDDPANVPVGSGLWDPRKPEEF; from the coding sequence ATGTTCCGCACCATGCTGAAGTCCAAGATCCACCGCGCCACCGTGACGCAGGCGGATCTGCACTACGTCGGTTCCTGCACGATCGACGCCGATCTGCTGGAGGCCGCCGACCTGCTCGAGGGCGAGCAGGTCGACATCGTCGACATCGACAACGGCAACCGCCTGACCACGTACTGCATCACGGGCGAGCGCGGGTCCGGCATCATCTCGATCAACGGTGCCGCCGCGCGACTGATTTCGCCCGGTGACCTGGTGATCATCATCGGCTACGGCACGATGACCGACGAGGAGGCGCGCACCCGCAAGCCCAACGTCGTCTTCGTCGACGAGAACAACCGCATCGTCACCGAGGGCGACGATCCCGCCAACGTGCCGGTCGGTTCCGGCCTGTGGGATCCCCGCAAGCCCGAGGAGTTCTAG